One Pirellulales bacterium DNA window includes the following coding sequences:
- a CDS encoding DUF1552 domain-containing protein codes for MQDFRLTRRSVLRGLGVTMALPWFESLPAWAEDAGPAAQNQEPPVRLAVLFCGNGFHSKEWWAKGEGRDMQLGKVLDPLYDVREKMLFINGLYNEQATKGNIHSSQTGNLLSGAPLASGGEIHSGTSVDQVIAQRNARATKLPSLVLGCEKSNSSVHKNYSMLYSSHISWSSPTTPTPLELYPALAFDRLFKDEVVRGDESVLDAVLADAKDLRRTISTSDQRKLDEYLDSVREVEQRIESAGQAGQLQGWRPTLDKPNIPRPADGLPQDIGEHMRLMCDILVLAFQTDTTRVTTLKLNNDHSSLRFPNLNVDYMIHHLLSHTDSDDWLKVNRFFVEQLAYIARKLDGIQEGERTALDNSMIMFCSSMMTGGHDNSRLPVVMVGRGGGKIRTGRTLDYAGQSNRQLCRLYMSMLDKVGLPTDRFGDATEPLAEV; via the coding sequence ATGCAAGACTTCCGTCTCACGCGTCGTTCGGTGTTACGCGGTCTCGGCGTGACAATGGCTTTGCCGTGGTTCGAGTCTCTGCCGGCCTGGGCGGAGGATGCCGGTCCGGCCGCGCAGAACCAGGAGCCGCCCGTTCGCCTGGCGGTACTCTTCTGCGGCAATGGCTTTCACTCCAAGGAGTGGTGGGCCAAGGGGGAGGGGCGCGACATGCAGTTGGGCAAGGTGCTCGACCCGCTGTACGACGTTCGCGAAAAAATGCTCTTCATCAATGGCCTGTACAACGAGCAGGCGACGAAGGGGAACATCCACAGCTCGCAGACCGGCAACCTCCTGTCAGGCGCGCCGTTAGCTTCCGGCGGAGAAATCCACTCCGGCACCAGTGTCGACCAGGTCATCGCGCAGCGCAACGCCCGGGCGACCAAGCTGCCGAGCCTGGTGTTGGGCTGCGAGAAGTCGAACTCGTCAGTACACAAGAACTACTCGATGCTCTATAGCTCGCACATCTCGTGGTCGTCGCCGACGACGCCCACGCCGCTCGAGCTGTATCCGGCGCTGGCTTTCGATCGGTTGTTCAAGGACGAGGTCGTGCGCGGTGACGAAAGCGTGCTGGACGCCGTGCTGGCGGACGCCAAAGATCTGCGCCGCACGATCAGCACCTCGGACCAGCGCAAACTCGACGAATACCTCGACAGCGTCCGCGAAGTCGAGCAGCGGATCGAAAGTGCCGGCCAGGCTGGTCAGTTGCAGGGCTGGCGACCCACGCTCGATAAGCCGAACATTCCCCGCCCGGCCGACGGCCTGCCGCAGGATATCGGCGAGCATATGCGGCTGATGTGCGACATCCTGGTGCTCGCCTTCCAGACCGACACGACGCGCGTCACGACGCTGAAACTGAACAACGACCATTCGTCGCTCCGGTTCCCGAACCTGAACGTCGATTACATGATTCATCACTTGCTATCGCACACCGATTCGGATGATTGGTTGAAGGTGAACCGGTTCTTCGTCGAGCAGTTGGCCTACATCGCGCGCAAGCTCGACGGCATCCAGGAAGGCGAGCGCACGGCGCTCGACAACTCGATGATCATGTTCTGCTCGAGCATGATGACCGGGGGACATGACAACTCGCGCCTGCCGGTCGTGATGGTCGGTCGCGGCGGCGGCAAGATTCGCACCGGCCGGACACTCGATTACGCGGGGCAGTCGAATCGCCAGTTGTGCCGGCTGTACATGTCCATGCTCGACAAGGTTGGCCTGCCCACGGATCGTTTCGGAGATGCTACCGAGCCGCTCGCCGAGGTGTAA
- a CDS encoding DUF1592 domain-containing protein, with amino-acid sequence MMSYRPAFRQENVHRFSVEPHRRGFARTGLIVAVCLALLGATATARADDGDFDRLAGEYRDQTHGILKRFCTECHATADPAGELDLERFAALADVRRQPRVWQKVAEMLDNGEMPPKDATQPTPDERKQLRGWVERYLHAEAHASAGDPGRVVMRRLNNVEYTNTVRDLTGVPLSPAEEFPVDGAAGEGFTNIGDALVMSPSLLTKYLDAAKGIASHALLVPDGFRFSSAANKGDWIDELLAGIRGIYGKYGDSDGRVPLEAYFEATIAERDALRSGAKTVVAVATERKLSPKYLGILWTLFTTGTDPTSDDDNTAQTIANYPGSVLDTLRKRWQSAKSEDVPALLAMIRPWQSSLWKTNTVGHFKPWHAPVDPVVAAQELRLKMPPAGDAEEVILYVSANDAGDGPMGDVVVWQDARFEGGGRAPLALKDLRRQSEYLLARRQEVFDATERYLSACVAAQEKGDNVDVAALAAERQLDPQALAGWLNYLGTVPQGAVVVENHLTAKIVNSGGYNFVQGWGTNETPNLVANSSDQEAHIPGLSRPHAVTVHPSPTQQIVAGWLSPFAATVEISAHVMRAHTACGNGITWSLDLRRGFWRRRLASGTSDQQKEPIAGPFENVNIRPGDLVSLAIGPRDANHACDLTEIDLTIKTTDGSDRTWQLAPDISPDVLAGNPHADRFGNKDVWHFYTEPATGDVPLAPLIPADSVLARWRDAKEPAQKEQLSAEVAKLLAGPRPGPGDEPDKLLYHQATSLLGPVMGMIASAARAQPADALVVPPPASEAGAPRWGVDPALFGKNPDGSAAAPSALIVQAPSLLTVRAPAELVAGCEFVVTATLDPALGAEGSIQPRAATAAPESLDTLIAGAPIVTCEASQARARVTAALADIRRLFPPAVAYPRIVPVDEVVTLQLLHRDDDPLCRLMLDDAEHARLDTLWDELRFVSQDPLKLQDAFDQLMEYATQDSDPKLFEPYRQPIADGVAAFRERLLACEPKQLDQLVDFAALAYRRPLVAEEAEELRGLYRKLRSEELSHDEAFHLVLARIFVAPAFLYRVEQAGPGSEAQPVSNWEMASRLSYFLWSTGPDAALRTRAAAGELQDVDILVAEARRMLADGRVRSLATEFACHWLDVHDFDKLDEKSEQHFPEFATLRGDMYEETVRFFADLFQRDGSLLEVLDADHTFLNQNLAQFYGIPGVTGPEWRRVDGVRQYGRGGILGLSTTLAKHSGASRTSPILRGNWLLEMILGEKLPKPPKNVPLLPEDETATDGLTVRQLVEKHRSAAQCAVCHAKLDPFGFALEGYDAIGRKREKDLGDRPIDASADLPDGTRVDGLAGLRDYLKAQRKDQYLRFFCRKLLGYALGRGVQLSDQPLVDEMLLQLAQRDYRFSAAVEVVVRSQQFRYHRAAGTVDITEETATGTAQ; translated from the coding sequence ATGATGAGTTATCGTCCCGCCTTCCGCCAAGAGAACGTCCATCGTTTCTCGGTCGAACCGCACCGGCGCGGCTTTGCGCGCACCGGCTTGATCGTGGCCGTGTGCCTCGCTCTGCTCGGTGCCACCGCCACAGCGCGCGCCGACGATGGCGACTTCGACCGTTTAGCCGGCGAATATCGCGATCAAACCCACGGGATACTAAAGCGCTTTTGCACCGAGTGTCACGCCACGGCCGATCCAGCGGGCGAGCTGGACCTGGAGCGATTCGCCGCCCTGGCGGATGTGCGCCGCCAGCCGCGCGTGTGGCAAAAGGTCGCCGAGATGCTCGACAACGGCGAAATGCCGCCGAAGGACGCCACGCAGCCGACGCCTGACGAGCGCAAACAACTTCGTGGGTGGGTCGAGCGCTATCTGCACGCCGAAGCCCACGCTTCAGCCGGCGATCCGGGACGCGTCGTCATGCGCCGACTGAATAACGTCGAATACACCAACACCGTGCGTGACCTGACGGGCGTACCACTTTCGCCGGCGGAAGAATTTCCGGTTGACGGCGCGGCCGGCGAAGGCTTTACGAACATCGGCGATGCCCTGGTGATGTCGCCGTCGCTCTTGACGAAGTATCTCGACGCCGCCAAGGGGATCGCGTCGCACGCGCTCTTGGTCCCAGATGGCTTTCGCTTTTCGTCCGCCGCGAATAAAGGGGACTGGATCGACGAGCTGCTCGCCGGCATCCGCGGTATCTACGGCAAATATGGTGACAGCGACGGCCGTGTGCCGCTCGAAGCTTATTTCGAGGCCACGATTGCCGAACGCGACGCGCTGCGGAGTGGCGCGAAAACGGTCGTCGCCGTGGCCACCGAGCGCAAACTAAGCCCCAAGTATCTCGGCATCCTGTGGACTCTGTTCACCACGGGCACCGATCCCACCTCGGACGACGACAACACGGCGCAGACCATCGCCAACTATCCGGGCAGCGTGCTGGACACGCTGCGCAAGCGCTGGCAATCGGCCAAATCTGAGGATGTGCCGGCTCTGCTCGCCATGATCCGGCCTTGGCAATCGTCGCTTTGGAAGACGAATACCGTTGGGCACTTCAAGCCGTGGCATGCACCGGTCGATCCGGTGGTGGCCGCGCAAGAGTTGCGTTTAAAAATGCCGCCGGCGGGCGATGCCGAGGAAGTCATCCTCTACGTCTCGGCCAATGACGCTGGCGACGGGCCCATGGGTGATGTTGTCGTTTGGCAGGACGCACGCTTCGAAGGAGGCGGTCGCGCTCCGCTCGCCCTTAAGGATCTGCGCCGGCAAAGCGAATACCTGCTCGCCCGGCGGCAGGAGGTTTTTGACGCCACCGAGCGTTATCTCTCGGCCTGTGTCGCCGCGCAGGAAAAAGGCGACAATGTCGACGTCGCGGCGCTCGCCGCCGAGCGGCAACTCGATCCGCAGGCCCTGGCCGGTTGGCTCAACTATCTGGGGACCGTACCACAGGGAGCGGTCGTCGTCGAAAATCATCTGACAGCGAAGATCGTCAACTCCGGCGGCTACAACTTCGTGCAAGGCTGGGGCACCAACGAAACGCCGAACCTGGTCGCCAATTCTTCGGATCAGGAGGCGCACATTCCCGGTCTCTCCCGACCGCACGCGGTCACGGTGCATCCGTCACCGACGCAGCAAATCGTCGCCGGCTGGCTCAGCCCTTTCGCGGCCACGGTCGAGATCAGCGCGCATGTCATGCGGGCGCACACGGCATGCGGCAATGGCATCACCTGGTCGCTCGATTTGCGGCGCGGCTTTTGGCGCCGCCGCCTGGCCAGCGGTACGAGCGACCAGCAAAAGGAGCCGATCGCCGGTCCGTTCGAGAATGTCAATATTCGCCCAGGCGATCTGGTTTCACTGGCGATCGGTCCGCGCGACGCAAATCACGCCTGCGATTTGACCGAGATCGACTTGACAATCAAGACCACCGACGGTTCGGATCGCACGTGGCAACTCGCGCCCGATATTTCGCCCGACGTGCTGGCCGGCAATCCGCACGCCGACCGCTTCGGCAACAAAGACGTTTGGCACTTCTATACCGAGCCGGCGACGGGCGACGTGCCGTTGGCGCCGCTGATTCCGGCTGATTCGGTGTTGGCCCGCTGGCGCGACGCCAAGGAGCCCGCGCAAAAAGAGCAGCTTTCCGCCGAGGTCGCGAAGCTGCTCGCCGGCCCGCGCCCCGGTCCGGGCGACGAACCCGATAAGTTACTCTATCACCAGGCGACGTCCTTGCTGGGACCGGTAATGGGCATGATTGCCAGCGCCGCCCGAGCGCAGCCGGCCGACGCGCTGGTCGTACCGCCGCCGGCGAGCGAAGCCGGCGCTCCGCGCTGGGGTGTCGATCCCGCATTGTTTGGCAAGAATCCGGACGGTAGCGCGGCGGCTCCCAGCGCGCTGATCGTGCAAGCGCCCTCGCTATTGACCGTGCGGGCGCCTGCCGAACTGGTCGCCGGCTGCGAATTCGTGGTGACCGCAACGCTCGATCCCGCGCTGGGTGCCGAGGGGAGCATTCAACCGCGTGCCGCGACCGCGGCGCCCGAATCGCTCGATACCCTGATCGCCGGCGCGCCGATCGTGACTTGCGAAGCCAGCCAGGCCCGGGCCCGCGTGACGGCGGCGCTGGCCGACATTCGCCGGCTGTTTCCGCCCGCCGTGGCGTATCCCCGTATCGTGCCGGTGGACGAGGTCGTCACCTTGCAATTGTTGCATCGGGATGACGACCCGCTGTGCCGCCTGATGCTCGACGACGCCGAGCACGCACGGCTCGACACGCTGTGGGACGAATTGCGTTTCGTCAGCCAGGATCCTCTGAAGCTGCAGGATGCTTTCGATCAGTTGATGGAATACGCCACGCAAGACAGCGATCCCAAGCTGTTCGAACCGTACCGCCAGCCTATCGCCGATGGCGTGGCAGCGTTCCGCGAGCGGCTGTTGGCCTGCGAACCGAAGCAGCTCGATCAATTGGTCGATTTCGCCGCCTTGGCTTATCGTCGTCCGCTCGTGGCCGAAGAAGCGGAAGAGTTGCGAGGGCTGTATCGCAAACTGCGCAGCGAGGAGCTATCGCACGACGAAGCGTTTCACCTGGTGCTGGCGCGGATTTTTGTGGCCCCGGCGTTCCTGTACCGCGTCGAACAGGCCGGGCCGGGAAGCGAAGCGCAGCCTGTTTCGAACTGGGAAATGGCCAGCCGCTTGAGCTATTTCCTCTGGTCGACCGGTCCCGATGCGGCGCTACGGACTCGCGCGGCGGCTGGTGAATTGCAGGACGTCGATATCTTAGTGGCCGAAGCGCGGCGCATGCTGGCGGACGGCCGGGTACGCAGCCTGGCCACCGAGTTCGCCTGCCATTGGCTGGACGTACACGATTTCGACAAGCTCGACGAAAAAAGCGAGCAGCATTTCCCGGAATTCGCCACGCTGCGCGGCGACATGTACGAGGAAACGGTGCGTTTCTTCGCCGATCTGTTCCAACGGGACGGCTCCCTCCTCGAGGTCCTCGACGCGGATCATACGTTCCTGAATCAAAACCTCGCCCAGTTTTACGGCATTCCCGGCGTCACGGGGCCCGAGTGGCGGCGGGTCGACGGCGTACGTCAATACGGCCGTGGCGGCATCCTCGGCCTGAGCACCACGCTGGCGAAACATTCCGGCGCGTCGCGCACTAGCCCTATCTTGCGCGGCAACTGGCTGTTGGAAATGATCCTGGGCGAGAAGCTGCCGAAGCCGCCAAAGAACGTGCCGCTGCTGCCCGAGGATGAAACGGCCACCGACGGATTAACGGTGCGGCAACTCGTGGAAAAACATCGGAGCGCCGCCCAGTGTGCGGTATGCCATGCCAAGCTTGATCCGTTTGGCTTCGCGCTCGAGGGATACGACGCCATCGGCCGCAAACGGGAGAAAGATCTAGGCGACCGACCGATCGATGCCTCGGCCGACCTGCCGGATGGCACGCGCGTCGACGGCCTGGCCGGCTTGCGCGACTATTTGAAAGCGCAACGCAAGGACCAGTACCTGCGATTCTTTTGCCGCAAGCTGCTAGGCTATGCGTTGGGCCGCGGCGTGCAGCTTTCGGACCAGCCCTTGGTTGACGAGATGCTCTTGCAACTAGCCCAGCGCGATTACCGATTCTCGGCCGCGGTCGAAGTGGTCGTGCGCAGTCAACAGTTCCGCTACCATCGTGCGGCGGGCACCGTCGACATTACCGAGGAAACCGCCACGGGCACCGCACAGTGA
- a CDS encoding PSD1 and planctomycete cytochrome C domain-containing protein: MRVRLRRITLIVALLLVGAVARAEDTARNAGLRLFEEKIHPILAGTCFRCHGDQKVAGGLRVNSRAALLAGGDSGAAIVPGRPEESLLLKAIRRDDDVSAMPPDKELRADQVADVTSWIAAGAPWPEQPVRFETSKHWAFEPVRERDVPAVQNTTWPRNEIDRFLLARMETTGKSPLPRADRRTLIRRLTYDLTGLPPTPEEVAAFELDNRPDAYQLLVDRLLAAPAHGEQWGRHWLDVVRYADTAGENSDHPLPHAWRYRNWVIGAFARDLSYDEFIREQIAGDLLALDGPAEAYADRVTATGYLAIARRFGHDIEKDMHLTLEDTLDTMGKSVLGLSIGCCRCHDHKYDPLTTRDYYGLYGIFASTRFAYPGCEPKQLPRDLVLLVSPAEYERIVQASAEKIPEARAEVKRLTEQQDAQSTRLKASLAASAHMLSAQEIDDGQSADVAQGAQTPLENVAVRRGEVIQLAISPRGNHGADSTGIEFEIIELAGERRRWCVADLLDDLSVSNPHAGRDSDAPTWCFLDAHDAPQFLSESLASIDGHAELRGWRRGDTPSVFANVSHDPVKVWTTLPPRQFFMHPGPQGAVALAWLSPVDGAIAIRGRVSDAHRGGDGVGWQVTHFADAGLADAFAELGATTGQLATAVKQRDALVERDRQIPRAYAVCEGESQNARIQKRGEPKDLGDEVPRKFPDFLGGQHVTQGSGRRDLADWLTNPANPLTARVMVNRLWQWHFGRGLAKTPNDFGTRGAPPTHPELLDYLAQQFVKSGWSVRAIDRLMVTSAAYQQAALGAADDLYVGFARRRLTAEELRDTLLAATGELDRTPGEAHPFPPESSWSFTQHGPFAAEYDTMKRSVYMMQKRNRRARFFALFDGADPNASTPLRDVTTVPTQALFFLNDPFLHERAAKFAARVTATPGNNADRVDFAYRQLFGRLPQDDERAEAIALVSAAPAGSNGWAALSRVLFSSNELLYVD; encoded by the coding sequence ATGCGTGTGCGCCTACGACGGATCACGCTTATTGTGGCATTGTTGCTGGTCGGCGCTGTGGCGCGCGCTGAAGATACTGCCAGGAACGCCGGCCTGCGCCTCTTTGAAGAGAAGATCCATCCCATCCTGGCCGGCACCTGCTTCCGCTGTCATGGCGATCAAAAAGTGGCGGGTGGGCTGCGCGTGAATTCGCGCGCCGCATTGCTCGCCGGCGGCGACTCGGGCGCGGCCATTGTGCCCGGCCGGCCGGAAGAGAGTCTGCTGCTGAAGGCGATCCGGCGCGACGACGATGTTTCGGCCATGCCGCCGGACAAGGAACTACGGGCGGACCAGGTCGCCGATGTCACGTCGTGGATCGCGGCCGGCGCCCCCTGGCCCGAACAGCCGGTCCGCTTTGAAACGAGCAAGCATTGGGCGTTCGAGCCGGTACGCGAACGCGATGTTCCCGCGGTGCAGAATACCACCTGGCCGCGCAATGAAATCGATCGTTTTTTGCTCGCCCGGATGGAAACCACTGGTAAATCGCCGTTGCCGCGGGCCGATCGGCGCACGCTCATTCGGCGGCTGACCTACGATTTGACCGGGTTACCGCCGACCCCGGAAGAGGTAGCCGCGTTCGAGCTGGATAATCGCCCCGACGCATACCAACTCCTGGTCGACCGCCTGCTTGCCGCGCCCGCGCACGGCGAGCAATGGGGGCGTCACTGGCTCGACGTGGTGCGCTACGCAGACACGGCTGGCGAAAACTCCGACCATCCGCTGCCGCACGCCTGGCGCTATCGCAACTGGGTCATCGGCGCGTTCGCCCGCGACCTGTCCTACGACGAGTTCATCCGCGAGCAAATCGCCGGAGATCTGCTGGCGCTCGATGGCCCGGCCGAGGCCTATGCCGATCGCGTGACCGCAACGGGCTATCTGGCCATCGCACGTCGCTTCGGTCACGACATCGAAAAGGACATGCATTTAACACTTGAAGACACGCTCGACACCATGGGCAAGTCGGTGTTGGGGCTGTCGATCGGCTGTTGCCGCTGCCACGATCACAAATACGATCCGCTCACGACGCGCGACTACTACGGCCTGTATGGGATCTTCGCCAGCACCAGATTCGCGTATCCCGGCTGCGAGCCGAAGCAGCTCCCACGCGACCTGGTGCTGCTGGTTTCGCCGGCGGAATATGAGCGGATCGTGCAGGCTTCTGCCGAGAAGATTCCGGAAGCCCGGGCCGAGGTCAAGCGATTGACCGAACAACAAGACGCCCAATCGACGCGATTAAAGGCGTCACTGGCCGCGTCGGCCCACATGCTGTCGGCGCAGGAAATCGACGACGGTCAGTCGGCCGACGTGGCCCAAGGCGCGCAAACGCCGCTGGAAAACGTCGCCGTGCGGCGCGGTGAAGTTATTCAACTGGCCATCTCTCCGCGCGGCAACCATGGCGCCGACAGCACGGGCATCGAGTTCGAAATCATCGAACTGGCAGGTGAACGGCGGCGCTGGTGCGTCGCGGATCTGCTCGACGATTTGTCGGTTTCCAATCCGCACGCCGGACGCGACAGCGATGCACCGACCTGGTGCTTTCTCGACGCTCACGATGCTCCGCAGTTTCTTTCGGAAAGCCTCGCCTCGATCGACGGTCACGCCGAGCTGCGTGGCTGGCGTCGCGGCGACACGCCGTCGGTGTTCGCGAACGTGTCGCATGATCCGGTGAAAGTGTGGACGACTTTGCCGCCGCGCCAGTTTTTCATGCATCCCGGGCCGCAAGGAGCCGTGGCGCTCGCGTGGCTTTCGCCGGTCGATGGCGCCATCGCCATTCGCGGCCGCGTGTCCGACGCCCACCGCGGAGGCGATGGCGTCGGCTGGCAGGTCACGCACTTTGCCGATGCGGGACTAGCGGATGCTTTTGCGGAGCTTGGCGCAACCACCGGCCAACTCGCCACGGCCGTTAAGCAACGTGATGCGCTCGTGGAACGCGACCGCCAGATTCCCCGCGCTTACGCCGTGTGCGAAGGGGAGTCGCAAAATGCGCGCATTCAGAAACGTGGCGAGCCCAAGGACCTTGGCGACGAGGTGCCGCGCAAGTTTCCTGATTTCCTCGGTGGGCAGCACGTCACACAGGGTAGCGGCCGCCGTGACTTGGCCGACTGGCTCACGAATCCGGCCAACCCGCTCACGGCCCGCGTGATGGTCAATCGCCTGTGGCAATGGCACTTTGGGCGCGGTCTTGCGAAAACGCCGAACGATTTCGGCACGCGCGGCGCGCCACCTACGCATCCTGAGCTGCTCGATTACCTGGCTCAACAATTCGTGAAGAGCGGATGGAGCGTGCGCGCGATCGATCGCTTGATGGTCACAAGCGCCGCCTATCAGCAAGCGGCCCTCGGCGCAGCGGACGACTTATACGTGGGCTTCGCGCGTCGAAGGCTCACGGCCGAAGAGCTGCGTGATACGCTATTGGCCGCGACGGGCGAGTTGGATCGCACGCCGGGCGAAGCGCATCCGTTTCCGCCTGAGTCGAGCTGGTCGTTCACGCAACACGGCCCCTTCGCCGCGGAATACGACACGATGAAGCGGAGCGTGTACATGATGCAAAAGCGCAATCGCCGCGCGCGGTTCTTCGCCCTGTTCGACGGCGCCGATCCGAACGCCAGTACTCCGCTGCGCGACGTTACGACGGTACCGACCCAGGCCTTGTTTTTCTTGAACGATCCGTTTTTGCACGAGCGGGCCGCAAAGTTCGCCGCACGCGTGACCGCGACGCCCGGCAATAACGCCGACCGTGTTGACTTCGCGTATCGACAACTGTTCGGGCGTTTGCCGCAAGACGACGAGCGGGCCGAGGCGATCGCGCTAGTAAGCGCTGCCCCAGCCGGTTCAAACGGCTGGGCCGCCCTCTCCCGCGTGCTCTTTTCCAGCAACGAACTGCTCTACGTCGACTGA
- a CDS encoding FCD domain-containing protein, with protein MLEALPKRKIRDVVADHLTSYITSERLKPGDRLPTETALAEQLGVSRLSLREATKALEFLGIVTSKPGVGLTVGTVDLDRVTSYLGFHPALQEAPALQLIQTRILIETGVLPYVMRRMQEDPAVYEGLAEIVEQLRRERDLARWVELDIAFHRRLVESSGLSPLLPFNDLLAVFFQRFRESVKRAEWKSAIDGHQRLIELLRAGKLEAACKEMEEHIASHQRRMSIA; from the coding sequence ATGCTCGAAGCCCTCCCCAAGCGCAAGATCCGTGACGTCGTCGCGGATCACCTGACCAGCTACATCACGAGCGAGCGTCTCAAACCTGGCGACCGGCTGCCAACCGAAACGGCGCTGGCCGAACAGTTGGGCGTGAGCCGCTTGAGCCTGCGCGAGGCCACCAAGGCCCTTGAGTTTCTGGGCATCGTCACGTCGAAGCCGGGTGTGGGGCTAACCGTCGGCACAGTCGATCTCGATCGTGTCACCTCGTACCTGGGGTTTCATCCGGCGCTGCAGGAAGCGCCGGCGCTGCAGCTGATTCAAACCCGCATCTTGATCGAGACCGGCGTGCTGCCGTACGTCATGCGGCGCATGCAGGAAGATCCGGCGGTCTACGAGGGCCTGGCGGAAATCGTCGAGCAATTGCGCCGCGAGCGCGACCTGGCCCGTTGGGTCGAGCTTGATATCGCCTTTCACCGCCGGCTGGTCGAATCGAGCGGCTTGTCCCCGCTTTTACCGTTCAACGATCTGTTGGCCGTTTTTTTCCAGCGGTTTCGTGAAAGCGTCAAGCGGGCCGAGTGGAAAAGCGCCATCGATGGCCATCAACGGCTGATCGAGCTCTTACGTGCCGGCAAGCTCGAAGCCGCCTGCAAGGAAATGGAAGAGCACATCGCCAGTCACCAACGTCGGATGAGCATCGCATGA
- a CDS encoding PQQ-binding-like beta-propeller repeat protein gives MSFASPSVASGSAPDSALAANSVRRPVQMWPAVLLVGMFWIVYMIPSMLEAPIFAQFFSSVIATVVLTLAFVIWWCVSKKITRPERWWGLAALVGGAVIAIAVSQKTLGTIGVLIFGLPAAFTMWTLWLVVGSVVSPRARTIGLVAALAFSWGAVALLRMDGLTGDLQAAVHWRWAPKAEDLYLAERAAKSAQATEGAASPESVESVVLAPGDWPGLRGPTHDGVVTGITVDADWEQHAPKLLWKQRVGPAWSSFAILGQRLYTQEQRGENEAVVCLDLDTGRELWAHEDVARFWDGQAGAGPRATPTFVDGKLYTLGATGILNCLDAATGAVDWSRNIVTDSAAPLPIWGFSSSPLVIDGMVVVYAGAPEKQGILAYRAENGDRAWSAAAGPVSYASAQSINVGGKDQILFLSDVGLVALEPTTGDVLWQHDAAANGIWRAVQPRLIGESGVLVGSEDLGLVRLDLTNTNSTWSAEQRYASRGMKPAYNDFVVCDGVVYGFDGSVFCAVDAETGKRLWRAGREGRYGHGQLLLLADQRALLVLTETGDVVLVAANPEKHEELARIHAIDGKTWNHPAIAHGRLLVRNDEEMACFELPVKGE, from the coding sequence ATGTCCTTTGCTTCGCCATCGGTCGCCTCGGGCTCTGCACCCGATTCTGCCCTAGCCGCTAACAGCGTCCGCCGCCCGGTGCAAATGTGGCCCGCGGTGCTGCTGGTCGGGATGTTCTGGATCGTGTACATGATCCCATCGATGCTCGAGGCGCCGATCTTTGCGCAGTTCTTCAGCAGCGTGATCGCCACGGTCGTTCTGACGCTGGCCTTCGTCATCTGGTGGTGCGTGAGCAAGAAAATCACTCGCCCCGAGCGCTGGTGGGGGCTGGCGGCGCTGGTCGGCGGCGCCGTCATAGCGATCGCCGTCTCGCAAAAGACGCTGGGCACCATCGGCGTTTTGATCTTTGGCCTGCCCGCCGCATTTACCATGTGGACTCTATGGTTAGTTGTCGGCAGTGTGGTCTCGCCGCGAGCGCGTACCATCGGTCTGGTCGCGGCGCTGGCTTTCAGTTGGGGTGCCGTTGCGCTACTGCGCATGGACGGTTTGACGGGCGACCTGCAAGCTGCCGTTCATTGGCGCTGGGCGCCCAAGGCCGAGGACCTGTACCTGGCCGAGCGCGCGGCGAAATCGGCCCAGGCGACTGAAGGTGCGGCCTCGCCGGAATCCGTCGAGAGCGTCGTGCTTGCGCCGGGCGATTGGCCGGGCCTGCGCGGACCGACCCACGATGGCGTCGTGACCGGCATTACGGTCGACGCAGACTGGGAACAGCACGCGCCAAAGCTGCTGTGGAAACAGCGCGTGGGCCCGGCCTGGTCGTCCTTCGCCATTCTCGGCCAACGGCTCTACACACAGGAACAGCGCGGCGAGAACGAGGCCGTGGTCTGTCTCGATCTCGACACCGGGCGCGAACTATGGGCCCACGAAGACGTCGCCCGCTTCTGGGATGGTCAGGCGGGCGCTGGCCCACGCGCGACACCGACGTTTGTCGACGGCAAGCTTTACACCCTAGGGGCGACGGGCATTTTGAATTGCCTCGATGCGGCCACCGGCGCCGTCGATTGGTCGCGCAACATCGTTACCGATTCAGCCGCTCCATTGCCGATCTGGGGCTTTTCCAGTTCGCCCCTCGTGATCGACGGCATGGTTGTCGTCTACGCCGGCGCGCCCGAGAAGCAAGGAATCCTGGCCTATCGCGCCGAAAATGGAGATCGCGCGTGGAGTGCCGCGGCCGGGCCGGTGAGCTATGCCTCGGCCCAGTCGATCAACGTCGGCGGTAAGGATCAAATCCTGTTCCTGAGCGACGTCGGTCTCGTTGCGCTCGAGCCAACGACCGGCGACGTGCTCTGGCAGCATGACGCTGCGGCCAACGGCATCTGGCGCGCCGTCCAACCGCGCTTGATCGGCGAATCGGGCGTGCTGGTCGGTTCCGAGGATCTGGGACTCGTGCGGCTCGACCTGACGAATACGAACTCCACCTGGTCCGCGGAGCAACGATATGCCTCGCGCGGCATGAAGCCGGCCTACAACGACTTCGTCGTTTGCGACGGAGTCGTCTACGGCTTCGACGGCAGCGTCTTCTGCGCCGTCGATGCGGAAACCGGCAAGCGACTTTGGCGGGCCGGCCGCGAAGGTCGATACGGTCACGGCCAGCTTCTATTGCTCGCTGACCAGCGCGCGTTGCTGGTGCTCACCGAGACGGGCGACGTGGTGCTGGTCGCCGCGAATCCCGAAAAACACGAAGAACTGGCGCGGATTCACGCCATCGACGGCAAAACCTGGAACCATCCGGCCATCGCGCACGGCCGCCTACTGGTCCGTAACGACGAAGAAATGGCCTGCTTCGAGCTGCCGGTGAAAGGCGAATAG